From the Vespa velutina chromosome 16, iVesVel2.1, whole genome shotgun sequence genome, one window contains:
- the LOC124954834 gene encoding myelin regulatory factor-like protein isoform X4: MDVIGDGDEQTLQAILGRGDFVGGIDNEAFDFSQLEDFINSDSEQPATNSMSMRACACACAYFADTLAAEENGSGTTSHGDRVEATGSQQTPQRLPSPIAHNHAVSNACSSGTTTTTVPTGTAYKDPQSYVHPHPLPESPPDSGSEPPYSPPGHHDPQHVHSPHQKAALQEILLHHQGNTSNYPGNLLPSSPRTLATSTDPLLLTHPVLTPHLTSGTTNLSTQQQIAPTLVPLSHEHGNDGINTLYSSLQSAPKKRKLSQDGLVHVKQSLHKEPELGTVEHSCSSSSAVLDGDEVADSNYIDPSYQCIRFHPFQQTSWHVLCDHNLKELPVPHYRVDADKGFNFSNSDDAFVCQKKNHFQITCHAQLQGEAVFVRTGEGLKKINSFQLHFYGVKVESPTQTIRVEQSQSDRSKKPFHPVTVDLGGERVTKVTVGRLHFSETTSNNMRKKGKPNPDQRYFHLVVGLHAHTADQASYQVVAHASERIIVRNQQHFVQASNPGQFESEGSGVGAEGGWQRGAAPDSVYHAGRVGINTDRPDEALVIHGNMKVTGHIVQPSDARAKQNVQEVDTREQLRNVQQLRVVRYRYAPEFALHSGLGIKPQEDTGVIAQEVQQILPEAVLPAGDIVLPNGQRIENFLVVNKERIFMENVGAVKELCKVTDSLETRIDQLERINKRLAKLKRGDSLKSSVSTVSSISSNKYSSPTNNKSSILGKTKRIEREDELLCSNKFIQIIIVILILIMAFCLVAMATLYFLEYQKRSSLEWSTMASKDMLAVKPVHPAMLSTTPTYDPRLNSLLHSTISSLYTKHGPYTRGLDGGLSLKSNSLTTQTPNTKQQLYSQEITSWYPINHSGPQPKLDKNNEFPGNWLSKNGAGAIPSNVDENDQGTDVDAISNKDPIPLGRPIDCPAHFSELESPCQIYCCSAEIHQLEDPQPDHPPEKKSISDHLEQPLNIHEEKRKVSKGFQNGINPSDPSTQTLVKESNYKYLHKRTKRETVGADWGEVASNAAGSLPPEPKPQLFIVAKSFNVSLDQRYCTAASPNTPNNISCIIPLSKHMPDMHLTLHFLGMPWFWQTVQQCPVSSTSIDETMVCGWTYTLQQQQTQYIENNNQPGDQSFPLDVAHYLRKTLKFRVPTVQPQENICKNQHGVDYLEFTLHFYRDCNE, encoded by the exons gTCGAGGCGACTTCGTTGGAGGAATTGACAACGAAGCCTTTGACTTTTCGCAGTTGGAGGATTTCATTAACAGCGACAGCGAACAACCAGCAAC aaattcgatGTCCATGCGTGCCTGTGCTTGTGCTTGTGC atatttcgCGGACACTCTCGCGGCAGAAGAAAACGGGAGTGGAACGACGAGTCATGGCGATCGAGTTGAAGCAACGGGTAGTCAGCAAACACCACAACGTTTACCTTCACCGATCGCTCACAATCATGCTGTGTCGAACGCATGTTCTTCTggtaccaccactaccaccgtCCCAACCGGTACCGCCTACAAAGATCCACAATCGTACGTTCATCC ACATCCGTTGCCAGAAAGTCCACCGGACAGTGGAAGCGAGCCACCATATTCTCCGCCTGGACACCATGATCCCCAACACGTTCACTCGCCAC ATCAAAAGGCGGCCTTACAAGAAATACTTTTACATCACCAAGGTAATACATCCAATTATCCAGGCAATTTGTTACCATCCTCACCAAGAACATTGGCCACATCTACTGACCCCTTATTGTTGACACATCCGGTCTTAACTCCTCATCTTACATCAGGAACGACGAATTTATCGACTCAACAACAAATTGCACCAACCTTAGTACCGTTGTCACACGAACATGGTAACGATGGTATTAACACGTTATACTCGTCTCTTCAGTCAGCacctaaaaagagaaaacttagTCAGGATGGGCTTGTTCATGTCAAACAG TCTTTGCATAAGGAGCCGGAACTTGGTACGGTGGAACATAGTTGCAGCAGTAGCAGTGCTGTTCTCGATGGTGACGAAGTTGCTGACAGTAATTACATTGATCCAAGTTATCAATGCATACGATTTCATCCCTTTCAACAAACTTCTTGGCACGTACTTTGTGATCATAATCTTAAAGAACTTCCTGTACCGCATTACAGAGTCGATGCGGATAAAGGATTTAATTTTAGTAATTCTGACGATGCTTTTGTTTGCCAAAAGAAGAATCATTTTCAG ATCACTTGTCATGCACAATTACAAGGCGAAGCTGTATTCGTACGAACTGGTGAAGGattgaagaagataaatagctttcaattacatttttatggtGTTAAAGTCGAATCGCCGACGCAAACTATCAGAGTAGAACAAAGTCAAAGCGACAGAAGTAAGAAACCCTTTCATCCTGTTAC GGTGGATTTAGGCGGCGAACGTGTTACGAAAGTAACAGTCGGCCGCTTACATTTTAGTGAAACAACGAGTAATAATATgcgtaaaaaaggaaaaccaaATCCAGatcaaagatattttcatttggtTGTTGGTCTTCATGCTCATACAGCAGACCAAGCAAGTTATCAAGTCGTTGCACATGCATCGGAAAGAATAATCGTTAGG AACCAGCAACATTTTGTACAGGCAAGTAATCCAGGACAATTTGAATCTGAGGGTAGTGGTGTCGGAGCTGAAGGAGGATGGCAAAGAGGTGCTGCACCTGATAGCGTTTATCATGCTGGCCGAGTTGGTATTAATACGGATAGACCGGACGAGGCTCTTGTAATTCATGGAAATATGAAG gTTACTGGTCATATAGTTCAACCAAGTGATGCAAGAGCTAAACAAAATGTTCAAGAAGTGGATACACGTGAACAATTGAGAAATGTACAACAGCTTCGTGTTGTAAGATATCGATATGCTCCAGAATTTGCCTTGCATTCAGGTTTGGGAATAAAACCACAAGAAGATACCGGTGTTATAGCTCAAGAGGTACAACAAATTTTACCGGAAGCTGTACTTCCAGCCGGCGATATTGTTCTTCCAAATGGTcaaagaattgaaaattttttggtGGTTAATAAAGAACGAATATTCATGGAAAATGTAGGGGCCGTGAAAGAACTTTGTAAA GTAACAGATAGTTTGGAAACTAGAATAGATCAACtagaaagaataaacaaacgCCTTGCTAAATTAAAAAGAGGCGACAGTCTTAAAAGTTCCGTCAGTACGGTATCTAGCATATCGAGTAATAAATACTCATCGCCTACTAATAACAAATCGTCTATCcttggaaaaacaaaaaggattGAAAGAGAGGACGAACTTTTATgcagtaataaatttatacaaattattatcgttatacttatATTGATCATGGCATTTtg TCTCGTTGCAATGGCAACATTATATTTTCTGGAATATCAAAAACGTAGTAGCCTCGAATGGTCTACAATGGCAAGTAAAGATATGCTGGCTGTGAAACCTGTTCATCCAGCAATGTTATCAACAACTCCAACATACGATCCTAGATTGAATTCTTTATTACATAGTACaatatcttctttatatacaAAACACGGTCCGTATACGAGAGGTTTAGACGGTGGATTATCCTTAAAAAGTAATTCATTAACAACACAAACGCCTAACACGAAGCAACAATTATATTCGCAAGAAATAACTTCGTGGTATCCGATAAATCATTCGGGACCACAACCAAAGctcgataaaaataa cgaATTTCCTGGGAATTGGTTGAGTAAAAACGGTGCAGGTGCCATTCCTAGTAATGTAGATGAAAATGATCAAGGAACAGACGTTGATGCAATATCAAACAAAGATCCGATTCCTTTAGGAAGACCAATTGATTGTCCTGCACATTTTAGTGAACTCGAAAGTCCATGTCAG ATTTATTGTTGCTCTGCTGAAATTCATCAATTGGAAGATCCACAACCAGATCATCCACCAGagaaaaaatctattt cAGATCATCTGGAGCAACctttaaatattcatgaaGAGAAGCGTAAAGTAAGCAAAGGTTTTCAAAATGGCATTAATCCATCTGATCCTAGCACACAAACTCTCGTAAAAGAG agcaATTACAAATATCTACATAAAAGGACAAAACGAGAAACTGTTGGTGCAGATTGGGGAGAAGTAGCTAGTAACGCTGCTGGTTCTTTACCACCAGAACCTAAACCCCAATTGTTTATAGTTGCCAAAAGCTTTAATGTCTCCTTAGATCAACGATATTGCACTGCTGCCTCACCAAATACTCCAAACAATATTAGTTGTATTATACCATTATCTAAACATATGCCTGATATGCATCTTACGTTACATTTtct CGGTATGCCTTGGTTTTGGCAAACGGTGCAACAATGTCCAGTATCATCGACTTCTATTGACGAAACAATGGTATGCGGTTGGACTTATACTttgcaacaacaacaaacacaatatattgaaaataacaatCAACCAGGCGATCAATCTTTTCCTTTGGATGTAGCACATTATCTCAggaaaacattaaaatttcgTGTACCCACTGTACAGCCCCAAGAA aatATCTGTAAGAATCAACATGGCGTTGATTATTTAGAATTCACATTGCACTTTTATCGGGACtgcaatgaataa
- the LOC124954834 gene encoding myelin regulatory factor-like protein isoform X6 produces MDVIGDGDEQTLQAILGRGDFVGGIDNEAFDFSQLEDFINSDSEQPATNSMSMRACACACAYFADTLAAEENGSGTTSHGDRVEATGSQQTPQRLPSPIAHNHAVSNACSSGTTTTTVPTGTAYKDPQSYVHPHPLPESPPDSGSEPPYSPPGHHDPQHVHSPHQKAALQEILLHHQGNTSNYPGNLLPSSPRTLATSTDPLLLTHPVLTPHLTSGTTNLSTQQQIAPTLVPLSHEHGNDGINTLYSSLQSAPKKRKLSQDGLVHVKQSLHKEPELGTVEHSCSSSSAVLDGDEVADSNYIDPSYQCIRFHPFQQTSWHVLCDHNLKELPVPHYRVDADKGFNFSNSDDAFVCQKKNHFQITCHAQLQGEAVFVRTGEGLKKINSFQLHFYGVKVESPTQTIRVEQSQSDRSKKPFHPVTVVSRVDLGGERVTKVTVGRLHFSETTSNNMRKKGKPNPDQRYFHLVVGLHAHTADQASYQVVAHASERIIVRASNPGQFESEGSGVGAEGGWQRGAAPDSVYHAGRVGINTDRPDEALVIHGNMKVTGHIVQPSDARAKQNVQEVDTREQLRNVQQLRVVRYRYAPEFALHSGLGIKPQEDTGVIAQEVQQILPEAVLPAGDIVLPNGQRIENFLVVNKERIFMENVGAVKELCKVTDSLETRIDQLERINKRLAKLKRGDSLKSSVSTVSSISSNKYSSPTNNKSSILGKTKRIEREDELLCSNKFIQIIIVILILIMAFCLVAMATLYFLEYQKRSSLEWSTMASKDMLAVKPVHPAMLSTTPTYDPRLNSLLHSTISSLYTKHGPYTRGLDGGLSLKSNSLTTQTPNTKQQLYSQEITSWYPINHSGPQPKLDKNNEFPGNWLSKNGAGAIPSNVDENDQGTDVDAISNKDPIPLGRPIDCPAHFSELESPCQIYCCSAEIHQLEDPQPDHPPEKKSISDHLEQPLNIHEEKRKVSKGFQNGINPSDPSTQTLVKESNYKYLHKRTKRETVGADWGEVASNAAGSLPPEPKPQLFIVAKSFNVSLDQRYCTAASPNTPNNISCIIPLSKHMPDMHLTLHFLGMPWFWQTVQQCPVSSTSIDETMVCGWTYTLQQQQTQYIENNNQPGDQSFPLDVAHYLRKTLKFRVPTVQPQENICKNQHGVDYLEFTLHFYRDCNE; encoded by the exons gTCGAGGCGACTTCGTTGGAGGAATTGACAACGAAGCCTTTGACTTTTCGCAGTTGGAGGATTTCATTAACAGCGACAGCGAACAACCAGCAAC aaattcgatGTCCATGCGTGCCTGTGCTTGTGCTTGTGC atatttcgCGGACACTCTCGCGGCAGAAGAAAACGGGAGTGGAACGACGAGTCATGGCGATCGAGTTGAAGCAACGGGTAGTCAGCAAACACCACAACGTTTACCTTCACCGATCGCTCACAATCATGCTGTGTCGAACGCATGTTCTTCTggtaccaccactaccaccgtCCCAACCGGTACCGCCTACAAAGATCCACAATCGTACGTTCATCC ACATCCGTTGCCAGAAAGTCCACCGGACAGTGGAAGCGAGCCACCATATTCTCCGCCTGGACACCATGATCCCCAACACGTTCACTCGCCAC ATCAAAAGGCGGCCTTACAAGAAATACTTTTACATCACCAAGGTAATACATCCAATTATCCAGGCAATTTGTTACCATCCTCACCAAGAACATTGGCCACATCTACTGACCCCTTATTGTTGACACATCCGGTCTTAACTCCTCATCTTACATCAGGAACGACGAATTTATCGACTCAACAACAAATTGCACCAACCTTAGTACCGTTGTCACACGAACATGGTAACGATGGTATTAACACGTTATACTCGTCTCTTCAGTCAGCacctaaaaagagaaaacttagTCAGGATGGGCTTGTTCATGTCAAACAG TCTTTGCATAAGGAGCCGGAACTTGGTACGGTGGAACATAGTTGCAGCAGTAGCAGTGCTGTTCTCGATGGTGACGAAGTTGCTGACAGTAATTACATTGATCCAAGTTATCAATGCATACGATTTCATCCCTTTCAACAAACTTCTTGGCACGTACTTTGTGATCATAATCTTAAAGAACTTCCTGTACCGCATTACAGAGTCGATGCGGATAAAGGATTTAATTTTAGTAATTCTGACGATGCTTTTGTTTGCCAAAAGAAGAATCATTTTCAG ATCACTTGTCATGCACAATTACAAGGCGAAGCTGTATTCGTACGAACTGGTGAAGGattgaagaagataaatagctttcaattacatttttatggtGTTAAAGTCGAATCGCCGACGCAAACTATCAGAGTAGAACAAAGTCAAAGCGACAGAAGTAAGAAACCCTTTCATCCTGTTAC CGTTGTTTCCAGGGTGGATTTAGGCGGCGAACGTGTTACGAAAGTAACAGTCGGCCGCTTACATTTTAGTGAAACAACGAGTAATAATATgcgtaaaaaaggaaaaccaaATCCAGatcaaagatattttcatttggtTGTTGGTCTTCATGCTCATACAGCAGACCAAGCAAGTTATCAAGTCGTTGCACATGCATCGGAAAGAATAATCGTTAGG GCAAGTAATCCAGGACAATTTGAATCTGAGGGTAGTGGTGTCGGAGCTGAAGGAGGATGGCAAAGAGGTGCTGCACCTGATAGCGTTTATCATGCTGGCCGAGTTGGTATTAATACGGATAGACCGGACGAGGCTCTTGTAATTCATGGAAATATGAAG gTTACTGGTCATATAGTTCAACCAAGTGATGCAAGAGCTAAACAAAATGTTCAAGAAGTGGATACACGTGAACAATTGAGAAATGTACAACAGCTTCGTGTTGTAAGATATCGATATGCTCCAGAATTTGCCTTGCATTCAGGTTTGGGAATAAAACCACAAGAAGATACCGGTGTTATAGCTCAAGAGGTACAACAAATTTTACCGGAAGCTGTACTTCCAGCCGGCGATATTGTTCTTCCAAATGGTcaaagaattgaaaattttttggtGGTTAATAAAGAACGAATATTCATGGAAAATGTAGGGGCCGTGAAAGAACTTTGTAAA GTAACAGATAGTTTGGAAACTAGAATAGATCAACtagaaagaataaacaaacgCCTTGCTAAATTAAAAAGAGGCGACAGTCTTAAAAGTTCCGTCAGTACGGTATCTAGCATATCGAGTAATAAATACTCATCGCCTACTAATAACAAATCGTCTATCcttggaaaaacaaaaaggattGAAAGAGAGGACGAACTTTTATgcagtaataaatttatacaaattattatcgttatacttatATTGATCATGGCATTTtg TCTCGTTGCAATGGCAACATTATATTTTCTGGAATATCAAAAACGTAGTAGCCTCGAATGGTCTACAATGGCAAGTAAAGATATGCTGGCTGTGAAACCTGTTCATCCAGCAATGTTATCAACAACTCCAACATACGATCCTAGATTGAATTCTTTATTACATAGTACaatatcttctttatatacaAAACACGGTCCGTATACGAGAGGTTTAGACGGTGGATTATCCTTAAAAAGTAATTCATTAACAACACAAACGCCTAACACGAAGCAACAATTATATTCGCAAGAAATAACTTCGTGGTATCCGATAAATCATTCGGGACCACAACCAAAGctcgataaaaataa cgaATTTCCTGGGAATTGGTTGAGTAAAAACGGTGCAGGTGCCATTCCTAGTAATGTAGATGAAAATGATCAAGGAACAGACGTTGATGCAATATCAAACAAAGATCCGATTCCTTTAGGAAGACCAATTGATTGTCCTGCACATTTTAGTGAACTCGAAAGTCCATGTCAG ATTTATTGTTGCTCTGCTGAAATTCATCAATTGGAAGATCCACAACCAGATCATCCACCAGagaaaaaatctattt cAGATCATCTGGAGCAACctttaaatattcatgaaGAGAAGCGTAAAGTAAGCAAAGGTTTTCAAAATGGCATTAATCCATCTGATCCTAGCACACAAACTCTCGTAAAAGAG agcaATTACAAATATCTACATAAAAGGACAAAACGAGAAACTGTTGGTGCAGATTGGGGAGAAGTAGCTAGTAACGCTGCTGGTTCTTTACCACCAGAACCTAAACCCCAATTGTTTATAGTTGCCAAAAGCTTTAATGTCTCCTTAGATCAACGATATTGCACTGCTGCCTCACCAAATACTCCAAACAATATTAGTTGTATTATACCATTATCTAAACATATGCCTGATATGCATCTTACGTTACATTTtct CGGTATGCCTTGGTTTTGGCAAACGGTGCAACAATGTCCAGTATCATCGACTTCTATTGACGAAACAATGGTATGCGGTTGGACTTATACTttgcaacaacaacaaacacaatatattgaaaataacaatCAACCAGGCGATCAATCTTTTCCTTTGGATGTAGCACATTATCTCAggaaaacattaaaatttcgTGTACCCACTGTACAGCCCCAAGAA aatATCTGTAAGAATCAACATGGCGTTGATTATTTAGAATTCACATTGCACTTTTATCGGGACtgcaatgaataa
- the LOC124954834 gene encoding myelin regulatory factor-like protein isoform X11, translated as MDVIGDGDEQTLQAILGRGDFVGGIDNEAFDFSQLEDFINSDSEQPATNSMSMRACACACAYFADTLAAEENGSGTTSHGDRVEATGSQQTPQRLPSPIAHNHAVSNACSSGTTTTTVPTGTAYKDPQSYVHPHPLPESPPDSGSEPPYSPPGHHDPQHVHSPHQKAALQEILLHHQGNTSNYPGNLLPSSPRTLATSTDPLLLTHPVLTPHLTSGTTNLSTQQQIAPTLVPLSHEHGNDGINTLYSSLQSAPKKRKLSQDGLVHVKQSLHKEPELGTVEHSCSSSSAVLDGDEVADSNYIDPSYQCIRFHPFQQTSWHVLCDHNLKELPVPHYRVDADKGFNFSNSDDAFVCQKKNHFQITCHAQLQGEAVFVRTGEGLKKINSFQLHFYGVKVESPTQTIRVEQSQSDRSKKPFHPVTVVSRVDLGGERVTKVTVGRLHFSETTSNNMRKKGKPNPDQRYFHLVVGLHAHTADQASYQVVAHASERIIVRNQQHFVQASNPGQFESEGSGVGAEGGWQRGAAPDSVYHAGRVGINTDRPDEALVIHGNMKVTGHIVQPSDARAKQNVQEVDTREQLRNVQQLRVVRYRYAPEFALHSGLGIKPQEDTGVIAQEVQQILPEAVLPAGDIVLPNGQRIENFLVVNKERIFMENVGAVKELCKVTDSLETRIDQLERINKRLAKLKRGDSLKSSVSTVSSISSNKYSSPTNNKSSILGKTKRIEREDELLCSNKFIQIIIVILILIMAFCLVAMATLYFLEYQKRSSLEWSTMASKDMLAVKPVHPAMLSTTPTYDPRLNSLLHSTISSLYTKHGPYTRGLDGGLSLKSNSLTTQTPNTKQQLYSQEITSWYPINHSGPQPKLDKNNEFPGNWLSKNGAGAIPSNVDENDQGTDVDAISNKDPIPLGRPIDCPAHFSELESPCQIYCCSAEIHQLEDPQPDHPPEKKSIYHLEQPLNIHEEKRKSNYKYLHKRTKRETVGADWGEVASNAAGSLPPEPKPQLFIVAKSFNVSLDQRYCTAASPNTPNNISCIIPLSKHMPDMHLTLHFLGMPWFWQTVQQCPVSSTSIDETMVCGWTYTLQQQQTQYIENNNQPGDQSFPLDVAHYLRKTLKFRVPTVQPQENICKNQHGVDYLEFTLHFYRDCNE; from the exons gTCGAGGCGACTTCGTTGGAGGAATTGACAACGAAGCCTTTGACTTTTCGCAGTTGGAGGATTTCATTAACAGCGACAGCGAACAACCAGCAAC aaattcgatGTCCATGCGTGCCTGTGCTTGTGCTTGTGC atatttcgCGGACACTCTCGCGGCAGAAGAAAACGGGAGTGGAACGACGAGTCATGGCGATCGAGTTGAAGCAACGGGTAGTCAGCAAACACCACAACGTTTACCTTCACCGATCGCTCACAATCATGCTGTGTCGAACGCATGTTCTTCTggtaccaccactaccaccgtCCCAACCGGTACCGCCTACAAAGATCCACAATCGTACGTTCATCC ACATCCGTTGCCAGAAAGTCCACCGGACAGTGGAAGCGAGCCACCATATTCTCCGCCTGGACACCATGATCCCCAACACGTTCACTCGCCAC ATCAAAAGGCGGCCTTACAAGAAATACTTTTACATCACCAAGGTAATACATCCAATTATCCAGGCAATTTGTTACCATCCTCACCAAGAACATTGGCCACATCTACTGACCCCTTATTGTTGACACATCCGGTCTTAACTCCTCATCTTACATCAGGAACGACGAATTTATCGACTCAACAACAAATTGCACCAACCTTAGTACCGTTGTCACACGAACATGGTAACGATGGTATTAACACGTTATACTCGTCTCTTCAGTCAGCacctaaaaagagaaaacttagTCAGGATGGGCTTGTTCATGTCAAACAG TCTTTGCATAAGGAGCCGGAACTTGGTACGGTGGAACATAGTTGCAGCAGTAGCAGTGCTGTTCTCGATGGTGACGAAGTTGCTGACAGTAATTACATTGATCCAAGTTATCAATGCATACGATTTCATCCCTTTCAACAAACTTCTTGGCACGTACTTTGTGATCATAATCTTAAAGAACTTCCTGTACCGCATTACAGAGTCGATGCGGATAAAGGATTTAATTTTAGTAATTCTGACGATGCTTTTGTTTGCCAAAAGAAGAATCATTTTCAG ATCACTTGTCATGCACAATTACAAGGCGAAGCTGTATTCGTACGAACTGGTGAAGGattgaagaagataaatagctttcaattacatttttatggtGTTAAAGTCGAATCGCCGACGCAAACTATCAGAGTAGAACAAAGTCAAAGCGACAGAAGTAAGAAACCCTTTCATCCTGTTAC CGTTGTTTCCAGGGTGGATTTAGGCGGCGAACGTGTTACGAAAGTAACAGTCGGCCGCTTACATTTTAGTGAAACAACGAGTAATAATATgcgtaaaaaaggaaaaccaaATCCAGatcaaagatattttcatttggtTGTTGGTCTTCATGCTCATACAGCAGACCAAGCAAGTTATCAAGTCGTTGCACATGCATCGGAAAGAATAATCGTTAGG AACCAGCAACATTTTGTACAGGCAAGTAATCCAGGACAATTTGAATCTGAGGGTAGTGGTGTCGGAGCTGAAGGAGGATGGCAAAGAGGTGCTGCACCTGATAGCGTTTATCATGCTGGCCGAGTTGGTATTAATACGGATAGACCGGACGAGGCTCTTGTAATTCATGGAAATATGAAG gTTACTGGTCATATAGTTCAACCAAGTGATGCAAGAGCTAAACAAAATGTTCAAGAAGTGGATACACGTGAACAATTGAGAAATGTACAACAGCTTCGTGTTGTAAGATATCGATATGCTCCAGAATTTGCCTTGCATTCAGGTTTGGGAATAAAACCACAAGAAGATACCGGTGTTATAGCTCAAGAGGTACAACAAATTTTACCGGAAGCTGTACTTCCAGCCGGCGATATTGTTCTTCCAAATGGTcaaagaattgaaaattttttggtGGTTAATAAAGAACGAATATTCATGGAAAATGTAGGGGCCGTGAAAGAACTTTGTAAA GTAACAGATAGTTTGGAAACTAGAATAGATCAACtagaaagaataaacaaacgCCTTGCTAAATTAAAAAGAGGCGACAGTCTTAAAAGTTCCGTCAGTACGGTATCTAGCATATCGAGTAATAAATACTCATCGCCTACTAATAACAAATCGTCTATCcttggaaaaacaaaaaggattGAAAGAGAGGACGAACTTTTATgcagtaataaatttatacaaattattatcgttatacttatATTGATCATGGCATTTtg TCTCGTTGCAATGGCAACATTATATTTTCTGGAATATCAAAAACGTAGTAGCCTCGAATGGTCTACAATGGCAAGTAAAGATATGCTGGCTGTGAAACCTGTTCATCCAGCAATGTTATCAACAACTCCAACATACGATCCTAGATTGAATTCTTTATTACATAGTACaatatcttctttatatacaAAACACGGTCCGTATACGAGAGGTTTAGACGGTGGATTATCCTTAAAAAGTAATTCATTAACAACACAAACGCCTAACACGAAGCAACAATTATATTCGCAAGAAATAACTTCGTGGTATCCGATAAATCATTCGGGACCACAACCAAAGctcgataaaaataa cgaATTTCCTGGGAATTGGTTGAGTAAAAACGGTGCAGGTGCCATTCCTAGTAATGTAGATGAAAATGATCAAGGAACAGACGTTGATGCAATATCAAACAAAGATCCGATTCCTTTAGGAAGACCAATTGATTGTCCTGCACATTTTAGTGAACTCGAAAGTCCATGTCAG ATTTATTGTTGCTCTGCTGAAATTCATCAATTGGAAGATCCACAACCAGATCATCCACCAGagaaaaaatctattt ATCATCTGGAGCAACctttaaatattcatgaaGAGAAGCGTAAA agcaATTACAAATATCTACATAAAAGGACAAAACGAGAAACTGTTGGTGCAGATTGGGGAGAAGTAGCTAGTAACGCTGCTGGTTCTTTACCACCAGAACCTAAACCCCAATTGTTTATAGTTGCCAAAAGCTTTAATGTCTCCTTAGATCAACGATATTGCACTGCTGCCTCACCAAATACTCCAAACAATATTAGTTGTATTATACCATTATCTAAACATATGCCTGATATGCATCTTACGTTACATTTtct CGGTATGCCTTGGTTTTGGCAAACGGTGCAACAATGTCCAGTATCATCGACTTCTATTGACGAAACAATGGTATGCGGTTGGACTTATACTttgcaacaacaacaaacacaatatattgaaaataacaatCAACCAGGCGATCAATCTTTTCCTTTGGATGTAGCACATTATCTCAggaaaacattaaaatttcgTGTACCCACTGTACAGCCCCAAGAA aatATCTGTAAGAATCAACATGGCGTTGATTATTTAGAATTCACATTGCACTTTTATCGGGACtgcaatgaataa